A portion of the Esox lucius isolate fEsoLuc1 chromosome 20, fEsoLuc1.pri, whole genome shotgun sequence genome contains these proteins:
- the LOC106024817 gene encoding uncharacterized protein LOC106024817 isoform X3 translates to MQLLPRSQQRQKTCTAAICSFCLSLSERLKELKQREFARNVASKTWKDKRKQERALRRLHKLALIRQQTHRVPGQVVRFKGTVRAEIRHPETPWRERDYRQRGLPVTLPVTQSQINPISSRRENKYPRLQPKPVSPCQAHLSHQKDSNQTAIHLGGPSDCRCEPCWESPQPFLHCSPQDTASPWGRDKGRVGVSFCFSKRGQKLEPCASVFSDQEEDEGRGGQMKEKNKELHPCHPDNALPGQPANGLHPGNKTEPSGRRAGEDRREERGGEETEGSSANQLPGCSSQMARLRKTAQNPGDRTAGKREEREEGNRGEEHREHKRNPMSSYIHVVARDGFTHLRWPLGVVHFTTVKPQLSYSCKSTHWRTHTNPLQRGPETHTNSLQRGPETHTNPLQRGPETHTNPQQRGPETHTNPLQRGPETHTNPLQRGPETHTNPLQRGPETHTNPLQRGPETHTNPLQRGPETHTNPLQRGPETHTNPLQRGPETHTNPLQRGPETHTNPLQRGPETHTNPLQRGPETHTNPLQRGPETHTNPLQRGPETHTNPLQRGPETHTIPLQRGPETHTNPLERGPETHLGHTNPKQNIPNCCLTDTKHNLPNRCLTVPKNNDPNCCQTKSLCDSSNTRCQAHQSIRMPQRGAEESKAFRVSRSQPLLEGTEKVASIKDLYTETGEKDEGVTHSSSCYVLQKTKALGVTAASQEEATNQEIRGESGFTTPVGEAMNRPLFESDERVHGDNAHAIPHNPKVGRLRRRVGQGGEQAIRTSRTKSEAVIRPSTAACVRASEVRCVCTHAANSCTHCVGGLVRTQTNMSRKGNDGTKRRRREVRDDGTTNECQGKKQRLRSVITSVSSQCDGNRRQDRDGGGYGDGGTKRGKKTHRKRVRRRRAETTHLAGKRDSEAVPCFHSHRPLRSHSRDRHHFDSASLYSTAQRATERTEHHSTGALRYGEADRAGQEGRPFCWKSESSLCSTSGFQWERGQDLEAVGGPDGYGCGYHDDMPGNITCSPVRRSLDTHRTYVNRKKCLERENKEWNKAQRGMRESWDEGSKKRGSGERGSRKRRCRERGSRKRRCREIASRKRRCRERGSKKRRCRDTASRKRRCRVTSRRQCWVSMKSGPGEVSGGAWWRYPWTPSHGEGEGQIWDRGWRSSPGEGEGQIWDRGWRSSPGEGEGQIWDRGWRSSPGEGEGQIWDRGWRSSPGEGEGQIWDRGWRSSPGEGEGQIWDRGWRSSPGEGEGQIWDRGPEDCSPDRHTWSSTESWEDSWEDQRSSEGRESWGRWEQRHRLSTECFRLERVSRRPDLRNSPWPDSIPAWLPRWPSPGSCSSSTSVSELSGGWSNVSSCSGLILSGLPGPAPSPSPIKEKRKAPSFAPTPHRPSPSTDTSCSQAKSPSPTTQPTQLPDKEAKPPPQPREGNPRRNLLLPLIGKLPGIRKGAKRRGAERKREGPEQTDNQDHNQGKETREKEAVPKGQPSPRPLSSQSPASLQQGDAPPTALKSHAAVTSYPVQALTHRGHGSQSPSPPEAQQPISFSAEDMDKYRCLQEQAREHMQRLLQETETHRHLTTSESYTHTAHRHATSSTESNTHPVSRHLYTHTNMTNTQEQGAHSQFLQNSLELDTHPFQTHLTPTHPILPPPPRAPVPSPQPPPTLQHFILHSDFTIALSSASSSGLPGDTPLPHHLSLLHPPLPHPPLSVPTIFPAIQLSHPLLHVLPPPVAFHPSPVTLCPLTPPYPQSLWPLHFQQKAL, encoded by the exons ATGCAATTACTGCCTAGATCTCAGCAGAGGCAGAAGActtgtactgcagccatctgcAGTTTCTGTTTGTCGCTGTCTGAG AGGCTAAAGGAGTTGAAGCAGAGGGAGTTTGCTCGCAACGTGGCGTCTAAGACTTGGAAAGACAAACGCAAGCAGGAGAGAGCTCTGAGACGCCTTCACAAACTAGCACTGATAcgacaacagacacacag GGTACCAGGCCAGGTTGTTAGGTTCAAAGGCACAGTGAGAGCTGAGATCCGGCATCCAGAGACaccatggagagagagagactataGACAACGAGGCCTTCCTGTGACCCTACCCGTTACCCAGTCCCAGATTAACCCTATCAGCTCCCGGAGAGAGAACAAGTATCCCCGACTCCAACCTAAGCCAGTCTCCCCATGTCAAGCCCACCTTTCCCACCAAAAGGATTCTAATCAAACAGCTATCCACCTTGGAGGGCCCTCCGACTGTAGATGTGAGCCCTGTTGGGAGAGTCCCCAGCCTTTCCTGCATTGTTCCCCCCAGGACACTGCCTCTCCATGGGGTCGAGACAAAGGCAGGGTTGGGGTCTCCTTCTGTTTTTCCAAGAGAGGCCAAAAGCTAGAGCCGTGTGCCTCCGTCTTCTCAGAccaggaggaggatgaggggagaggaggacaaATGAAGGAGAAGAACAAGGAGCTGCATCCGTGTCACCCAGACAACGCGTTGCCAGGGCAACCAGCCAACGGCCTTCACCCCGGAAACAAGACAGAACCTTCAGGCAGGAGAGCGGGGGAGGACAGacgagaagagaggggaggggaggagacagaggggtcTTCTGCTAATCAGCTCCCAGGTTGTTCTTCCCAAATGGCCCGACTGAGAAAAACAGCCCAGAACCCCGGAGACAGGACAgcagggaagagagaggagagggaggagggcaaCAGGGGTGAAGAACACAGAGAACATAAGAGGAATCCCATGTCTTCTTACATCCACGTGGTTGCCAGAGATGGATTCACACATCTTAGATGGCCTTTAGGAGTGGTGCATTTTACCACAGTTAAACCCCAGCTCTCCTACAGTTGCAAGTCCACACACTGGAGAACCCACACCAACCCACTGCAGAGAGGGCCTGAAACCCACACCAACTCACTACAGAGAGGGCCTGAAACCCACACCAACCCATTGCAGAGAGGGCCTGAAACCCACACCAACCCACAACAGAGAGGGCCTGAAACCCACACCAACCCACTGCAGAGAGGGCCTGAAACCCACACCAACCCACTGCAGAGAGGGCCTGAAACCCACACCAACCCACTACAGAGAGGGCCTGAAACCCACACCAACCCACTACAGAGAGGGCCTGAAACCCACACCAACCCACTGCAGAGAGGGCCTGAAACCCATACCAACCCACTGCAGAGAGGGCCTGAAACCCACACCAACCCACTGCAGAGAGGGCCTGAAACCCACACCAACCCACTACAGAGAGGGCCTGAAACCCACACCAACCCACTGCAGAGAGGGCCTGAAACCCACACCAACCCACTACAGAGAGGGCCTGAAACCCACACCAACCCACTACAGAGAGGGCCTGAAACCCACACCAACCCACTGCAGAGAGGGCCTGAAACCCACACCAACCCACTGCAGAGAGGGCCTGAAACCCACACCATCCCACTGCAGAGAGGGCCTGAAACCCACACCAACCCACTAGAGAGAGGGCCTGAAACCCACCTCGGTCACACCAACCCCAAACAAAACATTCCCAACTGTTGTCTGACAGACACTAAACACAACCTCCCCAACCGCTGTCTGACCGTTCCTAAAAACAACGATCCCAACTGCTGTCAAACCAAGTCACTCTGTGATTCAAGCAACACTCGCTGTCAAGCCCACCAATCAATAAGGATGCCGCAGAGAGGTGCAGAGGAGTCAAAAGCATTCAGGGTGTCTAGATCCCAGCCTCTTCTGGAAGGCACTGAAAAGGTAGCATCCATAAAAGACCTTTATACGGAAACCGGAGAGAAAGATGAAGGAGTCACACACTCTTCATCCTGTTATGTTCTACAGAAGACAAAGGCACTTGGAGTGACAGCAGCCTCCCAGGAAGAAGCAACAAACCAAGAGATTAGAGGTGAATCTGGGTTCACAACGCCTGTAGGAGAGGCAATGAACCGCCCCCTCTTTGAAAGCGACGAACGTGTTCACGGTGACAACGCTCACGCAATCCCCCACAATCCCAAAGTTGGCAGATTACGGAGACGTGTGGGACAGGGAGGAGAACAAGCCATCAGAACCTCCAGGACCAAATCTGAGGCTGTCATCCGGCCCAGTACCGCGGCGTGTGTGCGCGCAAGTgaggtgaggtgtgtgtgcacTCACGCTGCCAACTCCTGCACACACTGCGTGGGCGGTTTGGTAAGAACCCAGACAAACATGTCACGAAAAGGAAATGACGGCACAAAGAGGAGGCGGAGGGAAGTGAGAGATGATGGGACAACAAACGAGTGCCAAGGTAAGAAGCAGCGTCTTAGAAGCGTCATAACCTCAGTTTCCTCTCAGTGTGACGGAAATAGGAGACAGGACAGGGACGGAGGGGGATACGGAGACGGGGGAACCAAACGGGGTAAAAAGACCCACAGAAAGAGGGTAAGGAGGAGGCGGGCTGAGACTACACACCTGGCGGGGAAGCGTGACTCCGAGGCTGTACCCTGCTTTCACAGTCACAGGCCTCTGAGGAGTCACAGCAGAGACCGACATCATTTTGACTCCGCCTCCCTGTACAGCACGGCGCAGAGAGCCACGGAGAGGACAGAGCACCACAGCACAGGGGCTCTGCGGtatggagaggcagacagggcaGGACAGGAGGGGCGGCCATTCTGCTGGAAGTCAGAATCCTCTCTGTGTTCTACTTCTGGATTTCAGTGGGAAAGGGGTCAGGACCTAGAGGCAGTGGGAGGTCCCGATGGTTATGGCTGTGGTTACCATGATGACATGCCTGGCAACATTACCTGCAGCCCAGTGAGGAGGAGCTTAGACACCCACAGGACATATGTGAATAGGAAGAAGTGTTTGGAGAGGGAGAATAAAGAGTGGAACAAGGCACAAAGGGGGATGAGGGAGAGTTGGGACGAAGGGAGTAAAAAAAGGGGGAGCGGGGAGAGGGGCAGTAGAAAGAGGaggtgcagagagaggggcagtAGAAAGAGGAGATGCAGGGAGATAGCCAGTAGAAAGAGGAGGTGCAGGGAAAGGGGCAGTAAAAAGAGGAGATGCAGGGACACGGCCAGTAGAAAAAGGAGGTGCAGGGTGACCAGTAGGAGGCAGTGTTGGGTATCAATGAAATCAGGCCCTGGAGAAGTCAGTGGAGGGGCCTGGTGGAGGTATCCCTGGACACCCAGtcatggggagggagagggacagatctGGGACAGGGGATGGAGGTCTAGTcctggggagggagagggacagatctGGGACAGGGGATGGAGGTCTAGTcctggggagggagagggacagatctGGGACAGGGGATGGAGGTCTAGTcctggggagggagagggacagatctGGGACAGGGGATGGAGGTCTAGTcctggggagggagagggacagatctGGGACAGGGGATGGAGGTCTAGTcctggggagggagaaggacagaTCTGGGACAGGGGATGGAGGTCTAGTcctggggagggagagggacagatctgggacaggggaccagaggactgtagcccagacagacacacctggAGCAGCACAGAGAGTTGGGAGGACAGCTGGGAGGACCAGAGGTCCTCTGAAGGTAGAGAGAGCTGGGGTAGATGGGAGCAGAGACATAGACTCAGCACAGAGTGTTTTCGTTTGGAACGGGTTTCCAGACGCCCTGACCTCAGAAACAGCCCCTGGCCTGACTCCATCCCTGCCTGGCTGCCCCGCTGGCCCAGCCCTGGCTCCTGTAGCAGCAGCACCAGCGTGTCGGAGTTAAGTGGGGGGTGGAGTAACGTCAGCTCTTGCTCGGGGCTTATTCTGTCTGGGTTGCCCGGGCCAGCACCGTCTCCTTCACCCATCAAAGAGAAACGCAAAGCCCCCAGCTTCGCACCAACGCCTCACAGACCCTCGCCCAGCACAGATACCAGCTGTTCACAGGCCAAGAGCCCCAGCCCCACCACACAGCCCACACAGCTCCCAGACAAGGAggccaaaccccccccccagcccagAGAGGGGAACCCCAGGAGAAATCTTCTACTGCCACTGATTGGAAAACTACCAGGCATCAGGAAAGGAGCTAAGAGACgaggggcagagagaaagagggagggccCTGAACAAACAGACAATCAGGACCACAACCAAGGGAAGGAGACCAGGGAGAAGGAAGCCGTTCCTAAAGGTCAACCCTCCCCTCGACCCCTATCATCTCAGAGCCCTGCCTCACTGCAGCAGGGAGACGCGCCCCCGACTGCCCTGAAATCACATGCTGCTGTGACCTCATATCCTGTCCAAGCTTTAACTCACAGGGGTCATGGGTCACAAAGCCCCTCCCCTCCAGAGGCTCAACAGCCAATCAGCTTTAGCGCTGAGGATATGGACAAGTATCGCTGTCTGCAGGAGCAGGCCCGAGAGCATATGCAGAGGCTGCTACAGGAGacggagacacacagacacctgacCACTTCAGAGTCTTACACGCACaccgcacacagacacgcaacctcctccacagagtcaaacacacaccctgtaTCCAGACACCtttacacgcacacaaacatgacaAACACCCAAGAGCAGGGCGCGCACTCTCAGTTCCTGCAGAATTCCCTGGAGCTAGACACGCACCCCTTCCAAACACacctcacacccacacacccgatcctcccccctcctcctcgtGCCCCCGTCCCCTccccccagcctccacccacccTTCAACATTTCATTCTACACAGCGACTTCACCATAGCACTCTCGTCAGCATCCTCCTCCGGTCTCCCTGGCGACACTCCCCTCCCTCATCACCTGTCTCTCCTacatccccctctcccccaccctccgTTATCTGTTCCCACCATCTTCCCCGCCATCCAACTCTCTCATCCACTTCTTCATGTCCTCCCTCCCCCAGTTgccttccatccctcccccgTCACCCTGTGCCCCCTGACACCCCCGTACCCACAGAGTCTTTGGCCGTTACACTTTCAACAAAAAGCCTTGTGA
- the LOC106024817 gene encoding uncharacterized protein LOC106024817 isoform X4 — protein sequence MDSTLHEYTVSTGQLFPHVSAEITEKRLKELKQREFARNVASKTWKDKRKQERALRRLHKLALIRQQTHRVPGQVVRFKGTVRAEIRHPETPWRERDYRQRGLPVTLPVTQSQINPISSRRENKYPRLQPKPVSPCQAHLSHQKDSNQTAIHLGGPSDCRCEPCWESPQPFLHCSPQDTASPWGRDKGRVGVSFCFSKRGQKLEPCASVFSDQEEDEGRGGQMKEKNKELHPCHPDNALPGQPANGLHPGNKTEPSGRRAGEDRREERGGEETEGSSANQLPGCSSQMARLRKTAQNPGDRTAGKREEREEGNRGEEHREHKRNPMSSYIHVVARDGFTHLRWPLGVVHFTTVKPQLSYSCKSTHWRTHTNPLQRGPETHTNSLQRGPETHTNPLQRGPETHTNPQQRGPETHTNPLQRGPETHTNPLQRGPETHTNPLQRGPETHTNPLQRGPETHTNPLQRGPETHTNPLQRGPETHTNPLQRGPETHTNPLQRGPETHTNPLQRGPETHTNPLQRGPETHTNPLQRGPETHTNPLQRGPETHTNPLQRGPETHTIPLQRGPETHTNPLERGPETHLGHTNPKQNIPNCCLTDTKHNLPNRCLTVPKNNDPNCCQTKSLCDSSNTRCQAHQSIRMPQRGAEESKAFRVSRSQPLLEGTEKVASIKDLYTETGEKDEGVTHSSSCYVLQKTKALGVTAASQEEATNQEIRGESGFTTPVGEAMNRPLFESDERVHGDNAHAIPHNPKVGRLRRRVGQGGEQAIRTSRTKSEAVIRPSTAACVRASEVRCVCTHAANSCTHCVGGLVRTQTNMSRKGNDGTKRRRREVRDDGTTNECQGKKQRLRSVITSVSSQCDGNRRQDRDGGGYGDGGTKRGKKTHRKRVRRRRAETTHLAGKRDSEAVPCFHSHRPLRSHSRDRHHFDSASLYSTAQRATERTEHHSTGALRYGEADRAGQEGRPFCWKSESSLCSTSGFQWERGQDLEAVGGPDGYGCGYHDDMPGNITCSPVRRSLDTHRTYVNRKKCLERENKEWNKAQRGMRESWDEGSKKRGSGERGSRKRRCRERGSRKRRCREIASRKRRCRERGSKKRRCRDTASRKRRCRVTSRRQCWVSMKSGPGEVSGGAWWRYPWTPSHGEGEGQIWDRGWRSSPGEGEGQIWDRGWRSSPGEGEGQIWDRGWRSSPGEGEGQIWDRGWRSSPGEGEGQIWDRGWRSSPGEGEGQIWDRGWRSSPGEGEGQIWDRGPEDCSPDRHTWSSTESWEDSWEDQRSSEGRESWGRWEQRHRLSTECFRLERVSRRPDLRNSPWPDSIPAWLPRWPSPGSCSSSTSVSELSGGWSNVSSCSGLILSGLPGPAPSPSPIKEKRKAPSFAPTPHRPSPSTDTSCSQAKSPSPTTQPTQLPDKEAKPPPQPREGNPRRNLLLPLIGKLPGIRKGAKRRGAERKREGPEQTDNQDHNQGKETREKEAVPKGQPSPRPLSSQSPASLQQGDAPPTALKSHAAVTSYPVQALTHRGHGSQSPSPPEAQQPISFSAEDMDKYRCLQEQAREHMQRLLQETETHRHLTTSESYTHTAHRHATSSTESNTHPVSRHLYTHTNMTNTQEQGAHSQFLQNSLELDTHPFQTHLTPTHPILPPPPRAPVPSPQPPPTLQHFILHSDFTIALSSASSSGLPGDTPLPHHLSLLHPPLPHPPLSVPTIFPAIQLSHPLLHVLPPPVAFHPSPVTLCPLTPPYPQSLWPLHFQQKAL from the exons ATGGACAGTACACTGCACGAATACACAGTGTCCACAGGGCAGCTATTTCCTCATGTCTCGGCAGAGATCACAGAAAAG AGGCTAAAGGAGTTGAAGCAGAGGGAGTTTGCTCGCAACGTGGCGTCTAAGACTTGGAAAGACAAACGCAAGCAGGAGAGAGCTCTGAGACGCCTTCACAAACTAGCACTGATAcgacaacagacacacag GGTACCAGGCCAGGTTGTTAGGTTCAAAGGCACAGTGAGAGCTGAGATCCGGCATCCAGAGACaccatggagagagagagactataGACAACGAGGCCTTCCTGTGACCCTACCCGTTACCCAGTCCCAGATTAACCCTATCAGCTCCCGGAGAGAGAACAAGTATCCCCGACTCCAACCTAAGCCAGTCTCCCCATGTCAAGCCCACCTTTCCCACCAAAAGGATTCTAATCAAACAGCTATCCACCTTGGAGGGCCCTCCGACTGTAGATGTGAGCCCTGTTGGGAGAGTCCCCAGCCTTTCCTGCATTGTTCCCCCCAGGACACTGCCTCTCCATGGGGTCGAGACAAAGGCAGGGTTGGGGTCTCCTTCTGTTTTTCCAAGAGAGGCCAAAAGCTAGAGCCGTGTGCCTCCGTCTTCTCAGAccaggaggaggatgaggggagaggaggacaaATGAAGGAGAAGAACAAGGAGCTGCATCCGTGTCACCCAGACAACGCGTTGCCAGGGCAACCAGCCAACGGCCTTCACCCCGGAAACAAGACAGAACCTTCAGGCAGGAGAGCGGGGGAGGACAGacgagaagagaggggaggggaggagacagaggggtcTTCTGCTAATCAGCTCCCAGGTTGTTCTTCCCAAATGGCCCGACTGAGAAAAACAGCCCAGAACCCCGGAGACAGGACAgcagggaagagagaggagagggaggagggcaaCAGGGGTGAAGAACACAGAGAACATAAGAGGAATCCCATGTCTTCTTACATCCACGTGGTTGCCAGAGATGGATTCACACATCTTAGATGGCCTTTAGGAGTGGTGCATTTTACCACAGTTAAACCCCAGCTCTCCTACAGTTGCAAGTCCACACACTGGAGAACCCACACCAACCCACTGCAGAGAGGGCCTGAAACCCACACCAACTCACTACAGAGAGGGCCTGAAACCCACACCAACCCATTGCAGAGAGGGCCTGAAACCCACACCAACCCACAACAGAGAGGGCCTGAAACCCACACCAACCCACTGCAGAGAGGGCCTGAAACCCACACCAACCCACTGCAGAGAGGGCCTGAAACCCACACCAACCCACTACAGAGAGGGCCTGAAACCCACACCAACCCACTACAGAGAGGGCCTGAAACCCACACCAACCCACTGCAGAGAGGGCCTGAAACCCATACCAACCCACTGCAGAGAGGGCCTGAAACCCACACCAACCCACTGCAGAGAGGGCCTGAAACCCACACCAACCCACTACAGAGAGGGCCTGAAACCCACACCAACCCACTGCAGAGAGGGCCTGAAACCCACACCAACCCACTACAGAGAGGGCCTGAAACCCACACCAACCCACTACAGAGAGGGCCTGAAACCCACACCAACCCACTGCAGAGAGGGCCTGAAACCCACACCAACCCACTGCAGAGAGGGCCTGAAACCCACACCATCCCACTGCAGAGAGGGCCTGAAACCCACACCAACCCACTAGAGAGAGGGCCTGAAACCCACCTCGGTCACACCAACCCCAAACAAAACATTCCCAACTGTTGTCTGACAGACACTAAACACAACCTCCCCAACCGCTGTCTGACCGTTCCTAAAAACAACGATCCCAACTGCTGTCAAACCAAGTCACTCTGTGATTCAAGCAACACTCGCTGTCAAGCCCACCAATCAATAAGGATGCCGCAGAGAGGTGCAGAGGAGTCAAAAGCATTCAGGGTGTCTAGATCCCAGCCTCTTCTGGAAGGCACTGAAAAGGTAGCATCCATAAAAGACCTTTATACGGAAACCGGAGAGAAAGATGAAGGAGTCACACACTCTTCATCCTGTTATGTTCTACAGAAGACAAAGGCACTTGGAGTGACAGCAGCCTCCCAGGAAGAAGCAACAAACCAAGAGATTAGAGGTGAATCTGGGTTCACAACGCCTGTAGGAGAGGCAATGAACCGCCCCCTCTTTGAAAGCGACGAACGTGTTCACGGTGACAACGCTCACGCAATCCCCCACAATCCCAAAGTTGGCAGATTACGGAGACGTGTGGGACAGGGAGGAGAACAAGCCATCAGAACCTCCAGGACCAAATCTGAGGCTGTCATCCGGCCCAGTACCGCGGCGTGTGTGCGCGCAAGTgaggtgaggtgtgtgtgcacTCACGCTGCCAACTCCTGCACACACTGCGTGGGCGGTTTGGTAAGAACCCAGACAAACATGTCACGAAAAGGAAATGACGGCACAAAGAGGAGGCGGAGGGAAGTGAGAGATGATGGGACAACAAACGAGTGCCAAGGTAAGAAGCAGCGTCTTAGAAGCGTCATAACCTCAGTTTCCTCTCAGTGTGACGGAAATAGGAGACAGGACAGGGACGGAGGGGGATACGGAGACGGGGGAACCAAACGGGGTAAAAAGACCCACAGAAAGAGGGTAAGGAGGAGGCGGGCTGAGACTACACACCTGGCGGGGAAGCGTGACTCCGAGGCTGTACCCTGCTTTCACAGTCACAGGCCTCTGAGGAGTCACAGCAGAGACCGACATCATTTTGACTCCGCCTCCCTGTACAGCACGGCGCAGAGAGCCACGGAGAGGACAGAGCACCACAGCACAGGGGCTCTGCGGtatggagaggcagacagggcaGGACAGGAGGGGCGGCCATTCTGCTGGAAGTCAGAATCCTCTCTGTGTTCTACTTCTGGATTTCAGTGGGAAAGGGGTCAGGACCTAGAGGCAGTGGGAGGTCCCGATGGTTATGGCTGTGGTTACCATGATGACATGCCTGGCAACATTACCTGCAGCCCAGTGAGGAGGAGCTTAGACACCCACAGGACATATGTGAATAGGAAGAAGTGTTTGGAGAGGGAGAATAAAGAGTGGAACAAGGCACAAAGGGGGATGAGGGAGAGTTGGGACGAAGGGAGTAAAAAAAGGGGGAGCGGGGAGAGGGGCAGTAGAAAGAGGaggtgcagagagaggggcagtAGAAAGAGGAGATGCAGGGAGATAGCCAGTAGAAAGAGGAGGTGCAGGGAAAGGGGCAGTAAAAAGAGGAGATGCAGGGACACGGCCAGTAGAAAAAGGAGGTGCAGGGTGACCAGTAGGAGGCAGTGTTGGGTATCAATGAAATCAGGCCCTGGAGAAGTCAGTGGAGGGGCCTGGTGGAGGTATCCCTGGACACCCAGtcatggggagggagagggacagatctGGGACAGGGGATGGAGGTCTAGTcctggggagggagagggacagatctGGGACAGGGGATGGAGGTCTAGTcctggggagggagagggacagatctGGGACAGGGGATGGAGGTCTAGTcctggggagggagagggacagatctGGGACAGGGGATGGAGGTCTAGTcctggggagggagagggacagatctGGGACAGGGGATGGAGGTCTAGTcctggggagggagaaggacagaTCTGGGACAGGGGATGGAGGTCTAGTcctggggagggagagggacagatctgggacaggggaccagaggactgtagcccagacagacacacctggAGCAGCACAGAGAGTTGGGAGGACAGCTGGGAGGACCAGAGGTCCTCTGAAGGTAGAGAGAGCTGGGGTAGATGGGAGCAGAGACATAGACTCAGCACAGAGTGTTTTCGTTTGGAACGGGTTTCCAGACGCCCTGACCTCAGAAACAGCCCCTGGCCTGACTCCATCCCTGCCTGGCTGCCCCGCTGGCCCAGCCCTGGCTCCTGTAGCAGCAGCACCAGCGTGTCGGAGTTAAGTGGGGGGTGGAGTAACGTCAGCTCTTGCTCGGGGCTTATTCTGTCTGGGTTGCCCGGGCCAGCACCGTCTCCTTCACCCATCAAAGAGAAACGCAAAGCCCCCAGCTTCGCACCAACGCCTCACAGACCCTCGCCCAGCACAGATACCAGCTGTTCACAGGCCAAGAGCCCCAGCCCCACCACACAGCCCACACAGCTCCCAGACAAGGAggccaaaccccccccccagcccagAGAGGGGAACCCCAGGAGAAATCTTCTACTGCCACTGATTGGAAAACTACCAGGCATCAGGAAAGGAGCTAAGAGACgaggggcagagagaaagagggagggccCTGAACAAACAGACAATCAGGACCACAACCAAGGGAAGGAGACCAGGGAGAAGGAAGCCGTTCCTAAAGGTCAACCCTCCCCTCGACCCCTATCATCTCAGAGCCCTGCCTCACTGCAGCAGGGAGACGCGCCCCCGACTGCCCTGAAATCACATGCTGCTGTGACCTCATATCCTGTCCAAGCTTTAACTCACAGGGGTCATGGGTCACAAAGCCCCTCCCCTCCAGAGGCTCAACAGCCAATCAGCTTTAGCGCTGAGGATATGGACAAGTATCGCTGTCTGCAGGAGCAGGCCCGAGAGCATATGCAGAGGCTGCTACAGGAGacggagacacacagacacctgacCACTTCAGAGTCTTACACGCACaccgcacacagacacgcaacctcctccacagagtcaaacacacaccctgtaTCCAGACACCtttacacgcacacaaacatgacaAACACCCAAGAGCAGGGCGCGCACTCTCAGTTCCTGCAGAATTCCCTGGAGCTAGACACGCACCCCTTCCAAACACacctcacacccacacacccgatcctcccccctcctcctcgtGCCCCCGTCCCCTccccccagcctccacccacccTTCAACATTTCATTCTACACAGCGACTTCACCATAGCACTCTCGTCAGCATCCTCCTCCGGTCTCCCTGGCGACACTCCCCTCCCTCATCACCTGTCTCTCCTacatccccctctcccccaccctccgTTATCTGTTCCCACCATCTTCCCCGCCATCCAACTCTCTCATCCACTTCTTCATGTCCTCCCTCCCCCAGTTgccttccatccctcccccgTCACCCTGTGCCCCCTGACACCCCCGTACCCACAGAGTCTTTGGCCGTTACACTTTCAACAAAAAGCCTTGTGA